The following are encoded together in the Cervus elaphus chromosome 23, mCerEla1.1, whole genome shotgun sequence genome:
- the LOC122681046 gene encoding colostrum trypsin inhibitor-like — MKLSHLLALCLTLCLLGLANSGKTSDNLKQEASQDLFQMPPDLCQLPEARGPCKAALHRYFYNSTSNACERFTYGGCQGNDNNFETAEMCLRICKAPETRDKSR; from the exons ATGAAGCTCAGCCACTTACTTGCCCTTTGCCTCACCCTCTGCCTGCTGGGCTTGGCGAACTCAGGAAAGACCTCAG ACAATCTCAAACAAGAGGCTTCCCAGGACTTGTTCCAAATGCCCCCTGACCTGTGCCAGCTCCCCGAAGCGAGGGGCCCCTGCAAAGCTGCTTTGCACCGGTACTTCTATAACTCTACATCCAATGCTTGTGAGCGCTTTACCTATGGAGGTTGTCAGGGCAACGACAACAATTTTGAGACCGCAGAGATGTGTTTGAGGATCTGCAAAGCCCCTG